A stretch of Ipomoea triloba cultivar NCNSP0323 chromosome 13, ASM357664v1 DNA encodes these proteins:
- the LOC116001224 gene encoding uncharacterized protein LOC116001224 has translation MPPRRSVPARESNDVSAMDRMAMAMEQMAEFMMAQQVHNQAQVQPQVDITKAIANRRPLYYAGEEDPVILEEWIRTFDKLLNAVNCPEEQRVSSAVYYLTKAADNWWTTVGPDLLQDPGFGWEEFKVELRGQFYTERIKGIKCEEFLRLKQQGTTMQVYHDKYVELMRFAQDIVPDEASQARRFVRGLDREVRRAITPFMCSTLKEAYNRASDHYQVYLDQQAVYGRSKRKVEDKQGESEWSNKKPSQGESNSRQGYLKGETSQGRNNTCRQCGRSHPGVTCRGEKIRCYQCGREGHTRRYCSVRPSHYLNQSPSKNQEGEIVRNPRQEPFGASNTENQGRIYVVNSAQTQASDVGTGTFPINSVPGLVLFNTGATNSFISSLSADKWKSES, from the coding sequence ATGCCTCCTAGACGAAGCGTACCTGCTAGGGAAAGCAATGATGTCTCGGCGATGGACCGTATGGCcatggcaatggaacagatggctgagttcatgatggctcagcaagttCACAATCAAGCCCAAGTGCAACCACAGGTAGATATTACTAAAGCTATAGCAAATAGACGACCGCTGTATTATGCGGGGGAAGAAGACCCAGTGATCCTAGAAGAATGGATCAGAACATTTGATAAACTGCTAAACGCTGTGAATTGTCCTGAAGAGCAGCGAGTGTCTTCTGCAGTATACTACCTGACTAAAGCTGCGGATAACTGGTGGACAACGGTTGGACCTGATCTTTTACAAGACCCAGGATTTGGCTGGGAAGAGTTCAAGGTGGAATTAAGAGGTCAATTTTACACTGAACGAATTAAGGGCATCAAATGTGAAGAATTCCTGCGACTGAAACAACAAGGAACAACAATGCAAGTTTATCATGACAAGTATGTTGAGTTGATGAGATTTGCTCAGGACATCGTACCCGACGAGGCAAGCCAGGCAAGGAGATTTGTAAGAGGATTAGACAGGGAAGTGAGAAGAGCGATCACACCATTTATGTGCTCTACTCTCAAGGAAGCATATAACAGGGCGTCCGATCATTACCAGGTGTATCTTGATCAGCAAGCAGTCTATGGTCGGAGCAAAAGGAAGGTCGAGGACAAGCAAGGAGAATCTGAGTGGAGTAACAAGAAACCTAGCCAGGGTGAATCCAACTCGAGGCAAGGATATTTGAAAGGAGAAACGAGCCAAGGGAGAAATAATACATGCCGTCAATGTGGAAGGAGTCATCCCGGGGTAACTTGCCGTGGGGAGAAGATTAGATGCTACCAGTGTGGTAGGGAAGGGCATACGAGGAGGTACTGCTCCGTTCGACCGAGCCACTACCTAAACCAATCCCCGAGTAAGAACCAGGAAGGAGAAATTGTCAGGAACCCGAGACAAGAACCGTTTGGAGCCAGCAATACAGAGAACCAGGGCAGGATCTACGTCGTTAATAGTGCTCAGACGCAAGCTAGCGACGTCGGGACTGGTACTTTCCCTATAAACTCCGTACCTGGTTTGGTTTTATTTAATACTGGAGCTACAAATTCGTTTATATCATCCTTATCTGCCGATAAGTGGAAATCGGAATCTTAG